Genomic DNA from Schistosoma haematobium chromosome 1, whole genome shotgun sequence:
GGATATGTATCATACTAATCATGAGTAAATGGGAGATCACAATGTAGCCTATTCAGTTTGAATAATATAATGCTTGCTACAAGTAAAGGTCTAAGGTTCAATAGTACTTAAGGTCACCATAGGACACAGCTGAGAAGTTCAGCAATTTACAgttctttcattttcattgaCCTTTCAAACTATATCAGcttgtaaaaataaattatctcGTGATAATTGCTAAGAAAAGTGTAAACCTCCATAAAATGGTTAATTAACAGTAGTTACATAAGAATAAATACGTTAAAATGTATGTAGTTTACACAACCACGGTCATCTCTTGAGTTAAGTACTCAATTGATGATTGGGTTATAACATTGAAAAAGACAGTTAAAGTAGTTGCAGTAACTTCTTTTGAGTGCAAAGTTTATTTACGAAGAACTGAGGTAGCCTAAATTGTGTAAGACACAGTGAGTGGTTTGCGATAGATAAGTGCGAACACTACTTAGGTCAAACAGATTGCTAGTCCATAATAATGATCGATATTTATTCACTATTCCTATTTTTCTTAGACTACCCTTGATGTAAAATAATCAGAAATCTAATGAACTTCCCGCTTGATTGTATGTGTGGCAGTGACAGCTCTTGAATAAATGGAACAAGAATGAGAGAGGACACAAACTATTTTTCGTTTAGTTGAAAAGTACTTACTTGACCTAGCCATTTAACTTGACGAGCTCCAATAGAACCAGGTATGATAATTCTCAATGGGAAACCATGATCCCGAGTTAATGGcttattgttcattttaaaaGCAATGATTACCTCCCTCTGAGGATCTAAAGCTAAATCAATTGGTAGCGATGAACCAAAAGCTCCACCAGTAGGATCTATATCCAGTCCTATATTAGAAAAACGTTGGGAAATGTTAGGAAATATGAAGCCaatgttattatttttgaaaaaatcaaCTAGGAATATTTCCTCAATGTTACTCATAGCAACTACTGATTAAATTAGTGAGTGTTAAAAGGATAAAATAGGGCAATGATTTTCCTGTATATGTAGTAGCATGCTAAAATAGAATAGATAAAGGTTATTGGCTATAGACATGTACACCTTATGGAGCTTAATAGTGTTAGACACGAGTCATAGTACCAATCAAATACAGAGCTACTCAATTTCCTCGTTCATTTACAGAAACCTACAAAAAGCAAAGAAAGAAGTTAAAAGAACAAAAAATGTTCATCTGAATTCCTTTTTACTTTTAGATCATTACAACAATATTTCGCTTTTTTTATACTTTGTAAATTAAATTGTTCCACATGATAATTCTATTAAGAACCGTATCTCAATAATTTGTAAGTTGAATATTATTTATAGAGAAAATTCAAACCCTGAAAACCGTATAAAGATGCTCTCAATATATAAAGCTAACTTTAAGATGATTAGTATTTAGACCATT
This window encodes:
- a CDS encoding hypothetical protein (EggNog:ENOG410VEV0~COG:C), whose translation is MSNIEEIFLVDFFKNNNIGFIFPNISQRFSNIGLDIDPTGGAFGSSLPIDLALDPQREVIIAFKMNNKPLTRDHGFPLRIIIPGSIGARQVKWLGQLCIQRRWAWDHFRSHFFGWWQVLVPSEIVTSQSSCSR